One part of the Sus scrofa isolate TJ Tabasco breed Duroc chromosome 8, Sscrofa11.1, whole genome shotgun sequence genome encodes these proteins:
- the LOC110262115 gene encoding UDP-glucuronosyltransferase 2B4-like isoform X2: MSLKWLSLLLLLQLTCYFSSGRCGKVLVWPMEYSHWINMKIILEELVTRGHEVTVLKSSAAILVDPNKSPTIKFESFPASVSQEDYENFFQQLLTEWIQGAKHSFWTKITTAQNIFSGLSDVSLKICKDAVLNKKLMTKLQESRFDVILADPILPCAELVAEILNIPLVYSLRFSPGYSIEKFSGKLPFPPSYVPVLVSEFNDHMTFMERVKNMIYILYFDFWFQVYGKKWNQFYSKALGMPTTIFETMGKADMWLIRNYWDFKFPHPLLPNFEFIGGFHCKPAKPLPKAQAVHGTA, encoded by the exons ATGTCACTGAAATGGCTCTCACTTCTGCTGCTGCTACAGCTGACTTGCTACTTTAGCTCTGGCAGGTGTGGAAAGGTGCTGGTGTGGCCAATGGAATATAGTCACTGGATTAATATGAAGATAATTCTGGAGGAACTTGTCACCAGGGGTCATGAGGTGACTGTTCTAAAATCATCAGCTGCCATTCTTGTTGATCCCAACAAATCACCTACTATCAAATTTGAGAGTTTCCCTGCATCTGTAAGTCAAGAGGATTATGAGAATTTCTTCCAGCAGCTTCTCACTGAATGGATACAGGGGGCAAAACATTCATTTTGGACAAAAATTACAACAGcgcaaaatatattttcaggacTTTCTGATGTTTCACTGAAGATCTGTAAAGATGCTGTCTTGAACAAGAAACTTATGACAAAACTACAAGAATCAAGGTTTGATGTCATCCTTGCAGATCCCATCTTACCCTGTGCTGAGCTGGTGGCTGAGATACTCAACATACCGCTGGTATACAGCCTCCGCTTCTCTCCTGGTTATTCAATTGAAAAATTCAGTGGAAAGCTTCCATTCCCACCGTCCTATGTACCTGTTCTTGTGTCAGAATTTAATGATCACATGACATTCATGGAGAGGgttaaaaatatgatatatatactttACTTTGACTTTTGGTTCCAGGTATATGGTAAGAAGTGGAATCAATTTTACAGCAAAGCACTAG GAATGCCCACCACAATATTTGAGACAATGGGGAAAGCTGACATGTGGCTCATTCGAAACTATTGGGATTTTAAATTTCCTCACCCACTGCTAccaaattttgaatttattggAGGCTTCCATTGCAAACCTGCCAAACCCCTACCTAAG GCCCAGGCTGTTCATGGAACTGCTTGA